A single Corynebacterium stationis DNA region contains:
- a CDS encoding RDD family protein — protein sequence MSHSFAPDLYKHMKLDSADECAALGILLAARDADLEGYGVTANDPRRKEIQLCYSILSKPEVRKHYDDALSAGRKITWPEIEHLANFGSWPDPVTRMNVSENPPQTHGWSSPQGSPQQGPQRQSFIPPQPQQQPQQQPQAQSQQQPPYAAPYAQPQQPAQSPYAQPFNPYQQANYQHQQMVPQQAQGLYQTPVDSRIADRPSSSTRVGMAFLDYFLLSIVPLGLLAGDSIFASVIAGVLMAVIFVGTEVAFGGSPVKLMMGYRVRDVDTHEKLSIEQSIKRQWFRSILIVPGLGQTIGFIGAVVTQFTINPANEQRGAHDRWANAEVVKKK from the coding sequence ATGAGTCACAGTTTTGCTCCCGATCTGTACAAGCACATGAAGCTTGATAGCGCCGATGAGTGCGCGGCCTTAGGTATTTTGCTGGCTGCACGCGATGCAGACTTAGAAGGCTATGGTGTGACGGCAAATGATCCACGCCGGAAGGAGATTCAACTGTGCTACTCCATCTTGTCCAAGCCCGAGGTGCGCAAGCACTATGATGATGCCCTTTCGGCTGGCCGTAAAATCACCTGGCCAGAAATTGAGCATCTCGCTAATTTCGGGAGCTGGCCTGATCCGGTTACGCGTATGAACGTGAGCGAAAACCCGCCGCAGACTCACGGCTGGTCGAGTCCGCAGGGAAGCCCCCAGCAAGGGCCGCAGAGGCAGTCCTTTATTCCGCCGCAGCCCCAGCAACAGCCACAACAGCAGCCGCAAGCCCAATCACAGCAGCAGCCTCCGTATGCGGCGCCTTATGCACAGCCCCAGCAGCCGGCGCAAAGCCCGTACGCGCAGCCTTTCAATCCGTATCAGCAAGCCAATTATCAGCACCAGCAGATGGTTCCGCAGCAGGCACAGGGTTTATATCAAACTCCAGTGGATAGCCGGATTGCAGATCGACCGTCGTCGAGCACGCGCGTGGGAATGGCCTTTTTAGATTATTTCTTGCTGTCGATTGTGCCTTTGGGGCTGCTCGCCGGTGACTCGATATTCGCCAGTGTTATCGCCGGAGTGTTGATGGCAGTAATTTTTGTTGGCACCGAGGTTGCTTTCGGCGGTTCCCCAGTGAAGCTGATGATGGGCTACCGAGTGCGCGATGTTGATACCCATGAAAAGCTCAGCATCGAGCAATCCATTAAACGCCAGTGGTTTAGGAGCATCCTGATTGTGCCAGGACTGGGTCAAACCATCGGTTTCATCGGTGCGGTAGTAACGCAATTTACTATCAACCCGGCTAACGAGCAGCGTGGCGCCCACGACCGCTGGGCGAACGCAGAAGTAGTAAAGAAGAAATAA